The sequence below is a genomic window from Ipomoea triloba cultivar NCNSP0323 chromosome 2, ASM357664v1.
attatttgagatGTCTTTTAAATGTAGTTCGTGGTCCTACTAATTTTGATGACATCAAGTCGTATCAAGGTGTAGTATATCCATCATTTATGGATGCATGCTATGCAAGAGGGCTTTTAGATGATGACAGAGAATACATAGATGCAATCAATGAAGCAAGTCTTTGGTCTACTGCAACAGCAATGAGAAAACTTTTTGTAGTCTTATTAATATCCAACTTGGTTAACCGGCCCGAAAACGTATGGTGTCAAGTATGGCATCACTTGGCAAAGGACTGATAACTCTATTTCTAAATGCCTTTTTGCCCCACttcccatttatttttatagtaaagTATTGTCACTTGAGTGGAATTTGTTACTTGATTGTGTGATTTTGTGTTAAAGGTATATTCATCCGCAACAAGTAGAAAAGGGAGCACATTTGATGGCTTCGAATCAATTTTTGGTAGCTTAGGATTCCACTCAAGGAGGGAGAAGAGCAGCGGAGCGCACAATggagcaagaaacaaagaaaaagctgGAAAATGAAGGGAAACGGCCCATGACACGGCCATGTCCATGGCCGTTTCAGTCCGGCCCAGAAACGAAAAAAGTCACAGACCGAAACGGCCCATGACACGGCCGTGTCCCTGCCCGTTTTGGTCTGTGATGTTCTGTTTAAGCGCGTTTCTGCTGTAATTTTAGGAATTccgaaccctagctagtttagATTCTCTCTCTAATATTTTCAttagccatttttagcttagaATAGCCTAGATTGACATTGTAGAACACTTTGCAAGCATCTTTTGGTGGTTTTGGAAGGGATTCCAACAACATCTCTCCatcattaatagtaaaactcttacttcctcttcttcaagtgtttttacatttattgcatatttatgctttccttgttgaatcttgctatgtttaccttaaatatgagtgagtagtctttCATATGGGTTAGATTTGGTGTTTATTGCTCTTATTGATGCTAGTtagatgattattgcataaaggggatgaacacccatttagggttcttgagtttgagttggattttgattttatctttcaatgattagttgcgcaatgattattgcttgtctttggaaagtctttcatttcaatggaagttggatggaagacttaAGCCAatacaatctcaaacccattttctcttctatggaaataggggtagatttggggcttaaatagcttttgttcttcaagaacttaggttgatacaccatgggaatggggcaacctttgttctaatccttgtggaaacttggattctttTGTGCTAGCATCAAGAACCTAGGGTTATTGTTCATCCCCCAACTCAAGTgttaatgcatcaatagagtaatccacctaatctaacccattcTTCCCAATAGATTTTAATCCTAGTTTAGGCTTGTTTTCCCTTATATCCATAATTCCAAAATTACTTCTTAGTTGTTATACTTTAATCCTTAAAATGgttgcttggatccttatgggttTCAAGACCTTGGTGACTAAAGTCTAGGTGATTAATCCTTACGTGCCATAAAATCCAATCCTCGTGGTTCGACTTTACACCCATTTTCACACCCCGCTCTCACTGCATCAAGGACGTACTATTTAATAGGCGGAGGTTATTCTCCAATGATGGTAAGTATTCTATTCTAAAATTattgtgttttaataattattttaacttatgtACTATAGCGttaataacatttattttttttaacaatgcaCTCTGTAAAATGCAGATCTGAGTTTGTCTGATGATGAGAAGAAGGATTTAGCATTAATTGAGATTGAGCGATTGTTACAAAAGTACAACAAGTCCTTGAAAGATTACCCTCATATGCCAATTCCAATTCTTGAAGAATCTTGGAACCACAACAATCGTTTGTTGTGTGATGAGCTTGGATATGATCGGGATGCTCTACTTATAGAGAGCTGCAGGTTAGAAAGTCAATTAACTGATGAGCAATCTTTGGTGTACAACACGATCCTAAATGATGTACAAGAACAGAAGGGcggctttttctttgtttatggaTATGGCGGCACCGGAAAGACATTTGTTTGGAAAGCACTCTCTGCAAAAATAAGGTCACAAGGAAAAGTGGTCCTTAATGTTGCATCTAGCGGTATTGCTTCTTTGCTCTTGCCAGGCGGTCGGACAGCTCACTCGCGGTTTGCTATACCTATTGCCGTTACAGAAGACTCGACATGCAACATATCTCAAGGTAGCCATCTTGCCCAACTATTGATAACTGCAAAGCTTATAATATGGGACgaagcaccaatgatgcacaaacattgcTTCGAATGTCTAGATAGAACTTTGAGAGATCTTATGCGGGTCCAAGATTGCAATAGTGGTAGTAAGACATTTGGTGGTAAAACGATGCTATTAGGAGGTGATTTTAGACAAATACTACCGGTTGTGCCAAAAGGATCAAGGCAAGATATTGTTTCTGCAACAATAAACNAGGCCCTAATGACGGCTATGCCAAAGTTAAAATTCCTCAAGAAATGTTGTTGCCATCGACAGGGGACAACATAGCAACCATTGTGGATAATATTTTTCCAATGTTCAAAGAAGGGTGTTGTCATCAAGAGTACATGGAGAGTCGTGCGATATTAGCCCCCACGCTAGATGTTGTGAATGCAGTGAATGAATATATGACAGATCTCCATGTTGCTGAAAGCCGGACATACCTAAGTTGCGACACGGTGTGTAAGGCGGATTCAAATAATGGCATCCTATCGGATATGCACACTCCAGAATTCCTTAATGGATTAAAAGCATCTGGCATTCCTAATCATGCTTTAACTCTTAAAGTGGGATCTCCAGTcatgttgttgagaaatatagaTCACGCAATGGGACTTTGCAATGGCACAAGGCTTATTATCACTAGATTATCAGAGCATGTTATCGAGGCAAAAATTGTCGCTGGTCATAACACTGGACAAATCGTCTTGATACCAAGGATGTCAATGACGCCAACAAATACAAGGCTTCCATTCAattttcaaagaagacaatttccgTTAGTGTTTGGCATATGCGATGACCATTAACAAAAGCCAGGATCAAACATTAAAGCATGTTGGGTTACTCTTAAAGAAACCTGTTTTTGTTCATGGCCAATTATATGTTGCTGCTTCACGTGTTAGTAACCCTAAAGGGTTTAGAATCTTAATATCAAATGATGATGCAGAGAGTAACAATTATACTACGAATGTTGTGTACCATGAGGTTTTCAATCATTTGTAAACATGTAGTATAAATTTCTTTTTGCAGTACTGTAGTAAGTACATTGTATGAATGTTGTGTTCCATTAATGTTGTGTACCAAGAAGGTTGCAAATTTTTAATTGTTGTGTAAtacttaataatatttaatcataCGTACCATgaactttttaataattgttgaatGTTGATAATCATAATTTCCGTTCAATATACGTTTGGCATGCATGTAGTCCAAAGCAAATTAGTCATGCAACATAGTACAGTTAAACACagccgtgcaacgcacgggtacAATACTAGTATTTAATTATATGGTAACTATTACTACGTATAGGTACCACATACACACGCACCAACAATACCTAATACAACTATATACACCATGTTtagttatatttaatactaTAGACACAAATGACAGTCAACACAGTAAAAAACTTCATTAAAAGAATAACACTAACATTCTCAGATTAAATAGCTAGACTCTCTATAATATGACGCATTTGGATTGAGTGAGAATTAGTTAATCAAAGCAGCATGTCATGTCAACTAAGATTTgatgaatgattttttttttttttaatttcttctatgGATGCATGTGTGCATGTGTGCAAGCAGGGAAAGGTAaactcaacttttttttttcttatattagATAACACCCAATACATGTTTGCAGGTGCAAAGCCCTCCAAAATGTCCTTTTTTTTCACCCACCATACTCATCTCTACCCTCTCTACCAATTGAATTCCATTTGGAGCCAAACATAgtgcaattttcttttgaaaatgtTAGTTAAGGTAATTCAGAGGGCTTCAATGGTATTCACCCACCATGATTATTACACTTTTGCTTTTTCTCTATTAAGGGCTTCTGCCTTTAATGATGCCTTTTTGCATGCTTTTAACATGTGGGACATTATGTAATCCATCCATAGCTCCATTTTCAACCTATACTAGCTCCCAGGAATGTGTCTAAACCTTAACCCCAACTATAAGTCTATAAACACATATAGGCTCCTTGTCTTtttgtatgtataaatataagAGCAGCCCGAAAAGCTAAAGTATTTTGtcagaaataaaagaaaaataaaaggcGAAAGTGTTGCACACGCTTGCTGAACTCTGCTGGTGCATGAAACGTGCAccaactttatttttaaaattttattttatgagatTCActttactccaaaaaaaaaaaaaaaaaaaaaatctttactcTCCAAGAACCCCTCTCCTCTCCTACTTTCTATTCACTCTACCTCACCTAAAAATCAATAAAACTCTTTGGCCTCCTGAATAATCTTAActatatgaaaagaaaaaattaacgaaaattaattttacaaatttatacaagaatataaaaaattgcAGATCTGATGTGGTGCTTGCTGTGCTAGCTCTGCCAAATTGTTTGATGCCCATTGGCCTGGCGAGTTGCTAGATTAGCTAGCTAGATAGATTATAGATAGATAGAGTAGGGACCAGCCCTCGACATCCTAAATAGATCAAAATCAAATGTTGTTCAAAACATAAAGATTCAGAAATcaagacaaaaaatatatatacattattgcaaCTTGTGTTTGGTCCCATGCATACGTAAAGTATTCCAACAAAAAGCCATtcacattaataaacattaggTCATCCCGTAACGAATGACATatcaatataaaatttgattaaattaatCTCAAAAATGTCAAAACACAAGTCCATAACATCTAGCAAAgttatattacatttatttttttcttctttctattgatataaaaaagaaatatatatactccgtattatatttcTGCAAAAACTATACTCCGTAGTATATTTCTGCAAAAACTCCATCAACATCTACTATACAGGAGACCAGAGTTATATTATACCTAATTTTTTATTGACGTAACACATATTGatgatttaccaaaaaaaaaaaaagagacttttttcttctaattaataaaattaaaaaatatataatatttgagatTCTTGCCGTGTCCGCACCAACCAAAGATATAACTTATAAGGCAGGTTCACATGCGGCATATTGGTATTTAAGGCTTTACTTTACACAAATGTTATGCAAtacttatactgtggaccatgggtcatggttgatactggagttgtgttgaaaggatattgtagttgtgttgaaaggatattgtagttgtgttgaaaggatactgtagttgtgttgaaaaggaactgcagttgtgcggaacagaggccgtgtcattcatctggactgcagttgtgttaaaaagatactgcagctgtgttgaacggatattgcagttgtgtgaaacggatgaacggcctctgttccgtgcaactgcagtttcctttcaacacaactgcagcatcttttcaacacaactgcagtatccgttcaacacaactgcagtatcagttatgatgtccacaatgcattgtggaccatgatccacgatataatttgccaatgTCATGACTGTAAGCTAAGGAAAAACCCTTAGAATTCCAAATATGGTATACTATTTATAACTTAGAAAGTTATAACTATGAAGATGACTTtcattaatttgaaatatttggttAAATTGTAAGAGATCTATGCTATTGTGTCAAATTATACTCAATTTCCTCCGTACGACAGGTAATTCTGAAAAACACATATTTCTAGTATTGGCTATATTCAAATTTTATCGTAACGATGAGATTTCctattcattattttataatttcttcatatctattattttataacttttatAATTGTATCCTTCCTTATTCTTTGGTATTTGTAGGCAAGTTATAGTGCATAAATGTTGGGTAAGATAGGTAGCCCAATTCTCTCGGTTCAGCATGCACTGTTCATGACCAAATGGTGCAAAACCCGTTGGGCTGATAAAAGGGAATAGTGCTTGCAACAGGCCATTGTCAATAAATTCTGTGACAACTTTAACCACACTTGTAAAGAATAATACCTtaggttatttatttatttttaggataTATGACAAGAGAATCTACCTCTACTATTTGAGTGTGCACATTGGGTAAAACTCTGTCTTGTGAGTCTAGCCggcaaaaaaatcaaaatgagataaatcaacttagattACCTATAAAGTtatagttgaccggctcaaactaaAAAAGTCAATAGACAAGAGTGGAGAGTTGGGATACATCTCATTTGTAGGGGACAAAATGGAGCAATGGACAAGTTGGTGGGCTATTTGCCCTCGAATAGTAATTACAGGTCGttttggactatggtccacacaactttTTTCACGCAATTCActgcaacatacatttttataactcataaagtacattatcttacccaaaAATTCcgttattttaacacataaagtacattattctaactcaatAAAATTCAACGACTCATTTTTTACTATGGTCCTGTGTGGACCGTAATTTGCCAGATTATCGTGTTAGGGATTGTGGTGAAGTTAGATTTAGGAGCTgtccaataaaaataaaaactttaaaactAGCTACTAACTAATATAAATTgctaactttttatttttagcttACGGGGTCACACTACCGTTTATAGCCTAAAAATTTGAAGAAGTAAAATTCTAGACATGGATAGAAATGGTGAAGCAgacaaactaattaattaatgtgtattaattaattaaataaataatagagcAAGGGAAAGAAGTCCAATCTCTCTTAATTAGTCCCTTGGATTAACTTCAAAACCaataatatatgcatatatcTCCATAGTCATGgctctaataattaattaactaaaaatgtcAACATCTCAACTtagaaatatatacataatatattaattatgatCAGATGGTCTACAAATGCTGGGTTGCACTAATTAAATGGGTCACATCCTTACATCTTGATTGAAACTTTTCAATTAACTCATGACATATACCAACTCCATTTGACTTTTAATAATAGACTTATTGCTGCATTTCAATGTCGTTTTATGGCACCAAATTAATcatcattttatttaatttttcccCCATATTCTACCCTTAATTGAAGACAAAATTGAAGATTATGATGTACAACTGTTTGCTACTATGTTTCTTTTAACATagattctttaattatatgattaaatGTATATGTGTAGTGTAATGCTAACAAGTATGTTATGAGTAATCCGATTTAATCGAAGGATCAATATTGAACTTGACACTATGCAATTTGATATTGAACCGTAATTATACAAAAGGTTTAGGTTTATGTATGAATTGAAAGTAATATGGTTACGgttctttttacttttttttttttttttttttttggtgaaacaTGAAATATCAGTTACGGACTTACGATTGTTCATGGtaatttttcaatctttttcgGTCCAAAGAATTAATATATCCATCACCGGGGCTCATTTTTTTGTTTCAGTCCAAGTAATACACCCAGCGGGCGCGTTAATGcgttttttttcttgaaatcagtttttttcccctcttctctttcatattctttttcctaatcacactacaaaagctttaaaaaaaaacaaaacaaaacaaaacaaaaaacaaaaacaaaaacaaaaaaaaaaaaaaaaaaaaaaaaaaaaaaacaaaaacaaaaaaccactATGGCTCACGTACGACCGGCTATAATTACTAAAATCATATCGGCCAGTAATTGTCCATCATTCTCAATAATTAAGTTTTAAGTGTAAGAAAAAAGTTTGAAGATGCTTATcaatcataattattatttaggGTGGGAGCCAAAAGCACTCTCCCTACGCTAGAAtagcttcaattttttttccaagattaaaaaaaaaactcataatcATAATTTGGATGTGTGCATTAAGTAAATTCTGATCATACATAATAGTCTACAAATCGCATAAAAAAAGGTAAATCACACTAAAGACAttgtataacaaacttaagggCAAACCTCCACAATAGTGGTTTTTTGTGAGGTTTTTGAGGTATAAATGCTTATGTGAAGGAGAGAGGGGAAGGAGAGAATAATTGTGGTTATTGTAGGAGAGGCTAAGTTTATGTTTTCACAGTGGTTCCCACCATAAAAAATTAAGTAACTGTGCGTGAGGCGAACATAAGTGCCCAGCCAAGTGCGTGCGCACCACGCGTCGCAGCAGGCTGGGCGCATTAAACAactatttttttgttagacttttttttcattctctttTTCTCACATTTCCCCNtttaaaaaaaaaataaaaaaaaaaaaaaaaaaaaaaaaaaaaaaaaaaaaactcaactaATGGAGATACTCTAACCAAGAAGATATTTACAAGACTCAAACTCGTAacatttaaatacaaaaatcatgtttcaCCAATTCTGTCATATAGCCATGTCATTGCATTATGAAATTCAACTGTGATAGTGATGtgcatatacatttttttccctGTTATTTAGCATTTTACGTCTCATTTGAAAATAGTACAGTCCTACTATTTGTCCTATCATCAACCGAGACATTCCACTTAACGTGACATGATAGGAACAAggacaaaaaaattcaaatatcaGTACATGTATATTTTCCTCTCCAACTTCAATTCGCTTACAAGTAGTATACACAATAAAAATAAGATTATAGACAGAGTGTAATACGGAAAGAATAGTATAAAAATGTTATTCCATTGTTTGATTGAGCTACAAAATTATATgagaaattatatttaaaatttttattggtTAGGGAATAAAAAAGGGATAAATATagccaaataatataataaaagtactCATCATActtagaataataaataaataatattgattttatatttataatttaagttaatataatataaaatggatatatttatttatttagatatgtattaattatgtttgtgtgcgtatgtgtatatatatagcagGAATAATAAACCAAGCGACAAAACCGTGACCTATTTCATTGAAtgttatttcatttcttttatgtATTTTGTAAACCAAACTTTATGTCAAAGTAACGAACAAATATAAGtttcatttactttttttttaaaaaaaaatcatcttttttttttttttttttccttctgtgTTAGGGCAATTCAAAAGTGAAATGAATGTCGGTATTAGTTTAAGTGGCAGGAGTTCGATTTGTAAtaatgacaataataataataaatggtaGAGAGCAGCAAATGTGGTTGTATCCTTTTCCCCAACAAATATATAGTACGAAGTGGAACTGTACCCTAATATAATGCATCTATCCAGGGGACCagcaaaatacattatattggTATGGTATTTAATTCCCAGCAGGTCGATGAACAAAGAAATTGTTTAATGTTCATATCTGCCCACCTCTGACACTATATATCTGCAGTTTGCATATTCTAGGACAAACTAATATTTGTTTAATGAAGATGTCATTTCCgtcttttaaattttcatttttttttatttaacaatcactgtcttattattattatttttttcaacaaattaCAGCATATTAAAACATCAGTTTAAAATTCCAACCTAAGTCgatgaaataatattttctaatatgCTTTAAAATGATGTACGTAGTTGgagaaatatataaaagagtagCTGGGCATATCACACAAAAAAAACTTGTTCGAGTTAGGCACCGACTGGACCGAGTTAGGCACTAAACTCGACGCCTAGGGCGTCTATTCGACCAGCCAACTAAAAATTACCTAAGACTAAAAACGTCTCAGTCAAGAAGTGCCTAAATCGACAcgatttttagtaaaattataagtttgg
It includes:
- the LOC116010081 gene encoding uncharacterized protein LOC116010081 — translated: MESRAILAPTLDVVNAVNEYMTDLHVAESRTYLSCDTVCKADSNNGILSDMHTPEFLNGLKASGIPNHALTLKVGSPVMLLRNIDHAMGLCNGTRLIITRLSEHVIEAKIVAGHNTGQIVLIPRMSMTPTNTRLPFNFQRRQFPLVFGICDDH